One region of Etheostoma spectabile isolate EspeVRDwgs_2016 chromosome 21, UIUC_Espe_1.0, whole genome shotgun sequence genomic DNA includes:
- the zgc:112496 gene encoding uncharacterized protein zgc:112496, translated as MSTLFACEDPATWRGVYGKYWDVVEAKAKGKKTGKLLNLDKWYQEELPTLISSRPDQHVTQSELVKLMEWKLTRGKFRPRLQQLVASNSEDIVKKCSRKAFSLLPDVQAAIAELSSLKGVGPATASAVLAAGAPEQAAFMSDEAMDSVPGLKPIQYTAKHYTLYLGKMNECTEKLNKVDPQQDWTPHRLELCLWALTTAKQQQLPFLKDVDVKASSVAEKCSDADTNQRPAKKLKTR; from the exons ATGAGTACTCTGTTTGCCTGTGAGGACCCAGCCACATGGAGGGGCGTGTATGGGAAATACTGGGATGTAGTGGAAGCTAAAGCTAAAGGCAAAAAAACTGGAAAGCTTCTAAACCTCGACAAGTG GTACCAAGAGGAGCTGCCTACGCTCATTTCAAGTCGACCTGACCAACATGTCACTCAGTCGGAGTTGGTGAAACTGATGGAGTGGAAGCTTACT AGGGGGAAGTTCAGGCCAAGGCTGCAGCAGCTGGTGGCTTCCAACAGTGAGGACATTGTGAAGAAATGTTCCAGAAAGGCCTTCAGCCTCCTACCTGATGTGCAGGCAGCTATAGCAGAGCTCAGCTCCCTGAAAGGAGTTGGCCCAGCCACCGCTTCAG CTGTGTTGGCAGCAGGAGCTCCAGAACAGGCTGCATTCATGTCAGATGAAGCCATGGACAGTGTACCAGGACTAAAGCCCATCCAATACACAGCCAAGCACTACACTCTCTACCTGGGCAAAATGAACGAGTGCACTGAAAAACTAAACAAAG TGGATCCCCAGCAGGACTGGACGCCCCACAGGCTGGAGCTGTGTCTGTGGGCGCTGACGACAGccaaacagcagcagctcccATTTCTAAAGGATGTTGATGTGAAAGCCAGCAGTGTGGCGGAGAAGTGCTCAGATGCCGACACTAACCAGAGACCGGCAAAGAAGCTCAAAACAAGATAA